The Pochonia chlamydosporia 170 chromosome 3, whole genome shotgun sequence genome contains the following window.
TGCACACCCCGTTACAACTGTCATAATACTCTTTAATTGAAACCGCCCAAAACACACCAAACCTCGTTGTATCATGTACGACAAAGTCGTCTCGTTAGGCTCGCGCCTGCATTATCCCATCACAATTACAAAGCTTCTCAAGTCACCGGGAGACTCTATAAAAAAGCAAGAAACCATTATCGAATACAAGTTTACTTGGCGGCGGAAAGTAAGCGACGATGAATGGGTTGACGAAACAACATATACCGAATACGACAGCCCTGCAGAGGGCAAGTTGAAGGAATGGCGAATCAAAGAAGGCATGGTCATCAATGCCGACACACCATGCATGATGGTGGAAGAGGCTTGCGGTCACGAGGTGCAAATCCAAGGTCTCTGTAGCCTTTGCGGCGCTGATATGACCGAATTCAATTGGGCCACCGAAGAGAGGGACACTGACCGCGCTATGATCAACATGACCCACGACCAAACCGGCTTGATGGTTAGCGAAAGCGTCGCGATGAAGGCAGAGCATGACACGCAGAAGCGCCTTCTGCGTCAGCGCAAGCTGAGCCTCGTCGTCGacttggaccagaccattaTTCATGCATGTATAGAGCCAACAATTGGCGAGTGGCAAAAAGACACTTCGAATCCCAATTACGAGGCTGTCAAAGATGTCAAAAGCTTTCAACTCAATGATGATGGACCAAGGGGTTTGGCTAGTGGCTGCACCTACTACATCAAGTTGAGGCCTGGCTTACAAGAATTCCTCGAAGAGGTCTCGTCATTATACGAATTGCATGTGTACACTATGGGTACACGTGCGTACGCACTGAATATTGCGCGGATTGTCGACCCAGATAAGAAGCTCTTTGGCAATCGCGTCATCAGTCGAGACGAGAACGGCAGCATAACTTCAAAGAGCTTACAGCGACTATTTCCAGTCAGCACCAACATGGTTGTTATTATCGATGATCGCGCTGATGTGTGGCCGCGAAATCGGCCAAACCTTATCAAGGTCGTGCCTTACGACTTCTTCAAGGGTATTGGCGACATCAATTCTAGCTTCCTGCCGAAGCGGACAGACATTTTGCCAGCACCTCCCCAGTCCAATGGCGCACTGTTGGCTCCCAATAACAGTAACGGTTCAAACGGCGCACAGACTGATGGGAAAACATCACCTTTGGAAGAAATAGCAAGAATGAGTGGAGCAGATGACGAAGTTAGCCTCAAGATTCAAGCAGAAGAGCAGGAAAAGACGCtagagaagcaattgacagaCCGGCCAATGCTGCACATGCAAGAAGAACTGGACAAGGAAGACGAGCTTTCAGCTCAAGACCCGCAGACAGGCGGATCATCCCCGAACCACCCCAGACAGCATTTACTaagcgatgacgacgaagagctTATTGCTCTACAGGATCATCTTACCGACCTCCATTCATCCTTTTACGAAACCTACgacaggagaagagaagaacgACGACAGTCAGAGCCCACACACCCTCCAGGGCACAGCAAGCCGCGACGAAAATCGTcagttgatgatggcgtGGACTTGTCCATGGTGCCCGATGTTGGTGATATCCTCGACGAATTGAAGTcaaatgtcttgtctggacTGGTTATTGTTCTGTCCGGCCTGGTACCTCTTGGCGTCAATATCGAAGATTCCGAGATTGGGATGCAAGCACAAAGTTTTGGTGCCCAAGTACTGGATAGTGTGTCACGCCGCGTCACACATTTGGTTGTATCGCTGGCTCGACCCAGAACAAAAAAGGTGCAACAAGCCGCCAAGATTCCGAGCATCAAAATTGTTAATCACAATTGGCTGATCGACTGCCTAAGCCAATGGCGCCGATTGGACGAGCGACCATATTACCTCAACATTGCAGCAGACCGCGAACGATCCGATGATACCACAGAGCCCACATCAGAAGCCGAGAATGCAGAGACGGAAGCAAGAAACCTGAAGGATTTTGATTGGGCCACGGCAGACAAGGATCTGGAAGAGTTCCTCGGCACTGacaatgacgatgatgaagacgaggacgaggaggaagagggagatgtcgacaatgacgacgtTGAGAGCGGTGCTGAGGGTGACAACGATGGTGACACGGACAGTTCTGGAACCGATAGCCCAGAaaagaagggcaaaaagcGGAAACAACCTGCCGAAGGAGATGAGTCAGATGGCGACGGACCTAGTATTGCGGGCGAAAGCatattggccaagaagcaacGCCTTTCCCGTAACCGTGGAGCGTCGGGCTTGAGAGCTGTACGAACGCCGAATGGAGACGatgtcgaagaagagggcaGCAGCCTACCAACACCGGTGCCAACTGGCGACGAGTCAATTGTCAAAAGCGACAAGGCAGCTGCCATTGAGCCATCACAGGACGAACAAGGGGATATagatgatgacgagctggagagggaACTTT
Protein-coding sequences here:
- a CDS encoding RNA polymerase II CTD phosphatase Fcp1 (similar to Neosartorya fischeri NRRL 181 XP_001263322.1), with protein sequence MYDKVVSLGSRLHYPITITKLLKSPGDSIKKQETIIEYKFTWRRKVSDDEWVDETTYTEYDSPAEGKLKEWRIKEGMVINADTPCMMVEEACGHEVQIQGLCSLCGADMTEFNWATEERDTDRAMINMTHDQTGLMVSESVAMKAEHDTQKRLLRQRKLSLVVDLDQTIIHACIEPTIGEWQKDTSNPNYEAVKDVKSFQLNDDGPRGLASGCTYYIKLRPGLQEFLEEVSSLYELHVYTMGTRAYALNIARIVDPDKKLFGNRVISRDENGSITSKSLQRLFPVSTNMVVIIDDRADVWPRNRPNLIKVVPYDFFKGIGDINSSFLPKRTDILPAPPQSNGALLAPNNSNGSNGAQTDGKTSPLEEIARMSGADDEVSLKIQAEEQEKTLEKQLTDRPMLHMQEELDKEDELSAQDPQTGGSSPNHPRQHLLSDDDEELIALQDHLTDLHSSFYETYDRRREERRQSEPTHPPGHSKPRRKSSVDDGVDLSMVPDVGDILDELKSNVLSGLVIVLSGLVPLGVNIEDSEIGMQAQSFGAQVLDSVSRRVTHLVVSLARPRTKKVQQAAKIPSIKIVNHNWLIDCLSQWRRLDERPYYLNIAADRERSDDTTEPTSEAENAETEARNLKDFDWATADKDLEEFLGTDNDDDEDEDEEEEGDVDNDDVESGAEGDNDGDTDSSGTDSPEKKGKKRKQPAEGDESDGDGPSIAGESILAKKQRLSRNRGASGLRAVRTPNGDDVEEEGSSLPTPVPTGDESIVKSDKAAAIEPSQDEQGDIDDDELERELLAELEAADD